The sequence ACCTCATAACGGTTTTTAAGGGTTCCCCCTACCCCTCGCGCCGTGCCTCTCGGGGCCTGACCTGTGCAGACCCCCGGGGGGGAGAGCGGGGAAACGGACAGGTATTAATAGACTTCCACCGCAATCGTTCATCGATGAGCCCGCAGTACCTGGTGGAGCTGCGGATCGGGCCGGCGCACTGGAGGATCCGCCATACAACGGAGCAGCTCGCCCGCGTCCACGGAATCGAGGCATGCATGGAGAGGAGCCCGCACCTCACCCTCTACGGTCCCTGCAAACTCGGGAACACACCCGTGCGGGCGTTCATGGATGCAATCGGAGTAACAGCATCCACATACGACTGGATACCGTTCCGTATTCGTGGCTGGGAGATCCGGGAAGGGCTGAACGGATGGGTGATCGCATATACCGTGGAGCCATCCCGGGCTCTCCGGGACCTCCGATACGCACTCTCCTCCCGCCTCTCGTCCCTGACGGAGACGGAGAACGCGTGGGACCGCGATCCGTCCAGGGCCTGGTTCCACGTCACCGCGGCAAACCGTCTGGCTGAAGAGAGAGCATGGGCGATCTGGCACGATCTGGCGATTCGACAGTTACGGATGGCAGGAGATCCCTGCGGCAGGGTATACCACTCCGACGGGGGGAGTGCGGCGACTTCCACGACCGCCATCGATAGGCCGCCGTACATCGAGCAGGACGCCCTGCGGATCACAGTCCTGGAAGGGGAGAGCATCATGGCGGAGTACGATCTCCTCGAGAAGTGCTGGCTGCCTGCCGAAGCGGCGCAGGATCCGGGAGGATGGCAGCGTACCCTGCGGCAGTACCGCCGGAGAAAAGGTCTCGAGCTCACGTCCGCAACGGGCGGAGGGGATGGGGCATACCTGATCTCGGATACACATTTCGGCCATGCCAATATCATCCGCTACTGTGCCCGCCCTTTCGTCCCCGCCGATGTGGGAGAGATGGACGCCGTCCTGATCCACAACTGGAATCGGACGGTCGACGCCGGAGACACGGTGTACTTCCTTGGCGATCTGCGGTATGGAACGGATGCGGCAGCGCCGGATCGCTATCTTCAGGCGTTGAACGGACGCATCTCGTTCATTGCCGGCAATCACGATACGGAAATCGGCGGGACGGTCCGCAGCCTGACCCTCGAGCGGGACGGCAAGCGATTCCTGCTTCTTCACGATCCCTGCGATGCACCGCCGGACTTCGAGGGCTGGATCGTCCACGGTCATATGCACAACAACGATCTGGAGAATTACCCGTTCATCCATTTTACGAACCGCACGATCAACGTCTCCGCCGAGGTGATCGCATACAGCCCCATCGCGCTCTCCACCCTCTGCAGGCTGATCGACGAAGCCGCAGACGCAGGCAGCATCCCCACACTCCAGTCGCTGTCGTCGGGTTTCTGAATCGGGAGGGTATGTCGCGGACTGTTCCCCGTGCATCAGGGAATCTCCTGCGATGCCTGCCCTGCGATCCCCGCCCAAAGCGGTCGAGGGGCTTCGAGGATAGATTGATATACCCATTCCGCCAAATTCGCACTCGATAGGGAGACGGGGATTCGATGGTTCTGGGTCTCATTCTTGGACTGGCGGGTGCGGTCTGTCGGGTCCTTGACCTGATGAAATGGCTCAACCCCATGACCTGGGTCTGGTGGGGCATACGGCATGTACTGCACACGCTGCTTCTGATCACTGCCATCGCAGGGATTCTCGGAGCTGTTCTGATCGTCTTGGCGTTCTTCTTCGGCCCGATGAGACAGATGCAATCCTTACGCGGCATGTGTCCTTTGAGAGGACTGTGCCCGCCGCCGGAAGCGGAGGAGAAGGGAGGCGCAGCTCCCCGCTAGAGCGGGAACGGAAACACTTGGGGATTATCTCCGCCGAACCGGTATCGGCTAACGTCGGTCGGGGATGCGGCAGCCAGGGAGACAGCGGCTGTTACGGGCAGAGCGGAAGCGCGTTGCCTGCCATGGAGATCCTCCGCCCGCCCTCAACCCGCAGGTCGGGGGGAAAAATTTTTTTATAGGGCCCGCGGGAAGGGGTGCGGAGGGATGCAGATGAAGATCAGCGAAGCGAGTCGATCGGAAGTGGTGAGCGCGCAGCCCGATGCACGCGTATCCGAGATCGTTCGGATGATGAAGGACCGGAACGTGGGGTCGGTTGTCATCACGGATCAGAACAGGCCGGTTGGCATCATCACCGACCGCGATGTTCTCCTGCGGATTGTGGCGGAGAAGAGGGATCCGGAGGCAGTGGCGGTCTCCGAGGTAATGACCAGGGATCCCATGGTGTTCCCTGCGGATATCAGTGTTCACGAAGCGGTACAGAAAATGGAGAACAAGTGGTTCCGCCGCATACCGATTGTTGACGGGAATGGCAGGCTGACCGGGATCGTCTCGATCGACGACCTGATGGGGCTGTTGATCCGCGAGATGGCGTCGATTGCCAGCATCGTCCGAAAGCAGATGCCTTCTTTCTGAGAGCATACAAAATTCGCTCCATTTTCTACCACTCTGGGCGGCGGTGACGCCAGTCGCACCGACACCGCTTCAACAACAGCAGCAGATTGCACGCCCTGCGCTGGTGCATCGGGGATAGGCGGGTATCGGAGTGGAGCGTCGCGTTCCGGCGCCGGTGCTGGGAGAGCGACGATAAGTTTTAAGTTCCTGTCGGGTCAACGTATAAAGAGTTGCTGCTATAGTGTAGACCGGTCAATCATGTTGGACTCTCACTCCAACGACTGGGGTTCAAATCCCCATGGCAGCACTTTGGTTTTCGTGGTCAAAGACGGATTTCGATCTCTCTATATCGTTCGATCTTAAAACAGCCAACAATCTTCATTCATCTGTTTTTATAGTGTCTTTTGCGCGTTTTGTTCCCGAGATGTGCGGTCCTTGAATGTGAGGAGAGGCGCATGGCCTGGCCACATGCGAGGGGAGCGCATGGGTTCGTGGGTGTCAGATATGCCCAAGGTGCAGGTGGAGCATCGTGGATGATGAAGGATAAGTCGAAGGCTCCAATATCACCAGCGTGATTTGTTTTAATTGCGCACAGGATCCAGGAGTACACCAAGCAAAGGTTTACCCAATGAACATATATCCGGGTGACGATTATTCCGAAGATGCGCTCGTCGAACAGCCGGTCATCCATTGTTCCAGGATCTCCTCTGGGAAACGGCCACCTGTTTTTGATGAGACCTTCCTTCCTGGTGGGGGGCTCATCGGGAAGAGGAGACTCCGGAAGAAGTAGTCCAGGTCCGACTCTTAACCCTGCTTTGAAGAAACCGAATCCGGACCTTCCGCAGGAAGTCATCGATCTCGCCATTGCTGAATTCGCTCGGAATCGGAGCACCATGAGCCCGGTGAGTGCGAACCGGGAGATCTATCGGATGCTCAGGGAAGGGTTCGTGTACAATTCAGGAATGCATAGAGGGAGATCATCACCGAGAATGTCAGGATCAACGATTGGAACAACCCGGTATTTCCAGTATCGGAGTCTTCTTGTCAGTTATGCGCCAATTCCTTGTACTTTATTGGGACTGACGTTAATCTGATATGTGGTGGTATGGTGGACAGCCCGATTTTTTTCAAGAACGATCGCGTGACAATCATCCATGGCGACGTGCTCTGCACGCAGGCAGTTGAACCCGACAGTGTCGATCTCGTCGTCACATCGCCCCCCTACAATGTGGACATAAAATACCATTCCCACGATGACAGCATCACCTACGATGAATACCTCGAATTTAGCGAGAAGTGGATGTCCCGCTGCTACGAGTGGCTTCGGGACGACGGCCGTTTCTGCCTCAATATTCCCCTGGACAAGAACAAGGGCGGCCAGCAGAGCGTTGGTGCCGATTTCACGACAATGGCGAAGAAAATCGGGTTCAAGTACCATTCCACGATCGTCTGGAACGAGGGGAACATCTCCCGAAGGACAGCCTGGGGGTCCTTTCAAAGCGCGTCGGCGCCGTACGTCATTGCACCTGTCGAACTGATCGTCGTCCTTTATAAAAAGAACTGGAAAAGGCAGAACGGATCGAAGCGCAATGATATCACCAAAGATGAGTTCATGGAATGGACAAACGGATTATGGACCTTCAGCGGTGAGAGCAAAAAGAAGATCGGGCATCCCGCGCCATTTCCCGTAGAATTGCCGAGACGGTGCATGAAACTCTTCAGTTTCGTCGGAGATACGGTGCTGGACCCTTTCCTTGGAAGTGGTACGACGTTGGTGGCGACCTGTCAGAACAATCGGATTGGAATCGGCATCGAAATCGATGCGAATTACTGCAGGATTGCGCTGAACAGGATCGGGAGGGAAACACCGATGGAACAGTGGACCCGTCCATCCGAGGGAGCCGGTTCGCAGGAGCAAGTCGATCTGCATCCCGGCCATGCGTCCGTCTATCCTCGATGAGATCGGTACTAGTTTACAGAGCGATCGGAGAATGTCTGTCCACTGTATCGCAGCGAAATCCACATCCCCCGCTGCGGAAAGGCAACCGGTATCAGAAACAGATGTCGTGATAGCACATCACCGAATGTCTGAGATTCCCCGAGTACAATCATGTCTGATCCGTGTTCTGAAGGGATGGTATTAAGATGCGTCCTGAAATGCACTTCGAAGCCTTTCCGGCCTACTCTGGATTGTCTCATCCGATTTGCACCGTGTTCGATCGTTCTTCATCGAACGGAGTTCATCCTGAATATGGCCGGCCTTTCTGGATTTCCGCCCACGTTATATCTTCAAAAATCTTATCCCCCATATGATTGAGCTTATTCCCTTATTCTCCCGCTCATGACACCCCCGCCGGATGGATCAATCCCATGAATGGGCGTCCATGTCGCTCTTACCTAGGAACGATCTTCTTGCCTACATCCAGCAGAAGAAGCGCTCGATGGCACTGCGCTCCTTACAGGGCTTGGATCGAACCAGAAGAGTCTCCCTCGTTTCGAGGATCTCCGGCATCCCCGGTCGATGGGACATGTATCTGGATTCCCCGGTTCCGTGCGCGCCGACGAATCGCCCGGGCATCGGAGGCTACATCTGCAGGGATGTGCGAGGGGCGATTCTGCACATCGGGAATTCGACTGATTCTAGGGTTGGTTCGTAGAGCCGGGAATCACGGACATTTGCAGTGAGACTGTGGAAACAAGGTGGAGATCTTCTGAGCGACCCGGGCAATCGGATCGTTTTCTTGCATCTCTTTCATAGCCGGGGCCATCCCGGAACGATTTTCAGCCTCAGGCATATTGGGCGATGCCGGGAGATCGATCGCAGGATCCGCTCCGCAGAATTCCGGGACGACCTCACCGATGAGCATCGAGCATGAAGGAGAAGAGAGTTGAATTTTCCCGCGAAAACCGTTGAACCCTGCGTCCCAATCCCTGGTTCCCGTCTGCCACTTCCACAACTCCCCTGCGGGCAGCAGCATGTAGACGAAGAAGAGGGCTGTGTCTGCGGGTAGTTCCCCCTCCTGTAGCCGACAACCGTCCAGGTTGCGCTCGTAAACAGCCATGGAAGAAACCCTGGGCCATCCTGTAGACACTGGCGACCGTCCCGACCAGGGACGCCAGAGTTACCAGCCAGAGCCAATCGCTCGTTCGGTCTCACCGTCCCCGTCGAACATGTACACTTCTGGTTCCCCATGGTCGGCTGTGCCGCATATCGAGCCGGGTTCGAATCTCCTGGATCAGTCGTTCCTGCCTGCGAGCAGGAGCCGCTGCAGGTTCTCGGCACCCCGGAATCCCACAGTGCTCTGGCAGCCGTGCATGATGTCCAGGTGTTCGATAGAAAGAGCATCAGCCAGGGGCCTCTCCAGCAGCCCTCCAAGGACGAGATCGATCCCCTTCTCTTTCAGGTTCCGGAAGATCAGGTCCTGCTCCGGTTCCACCAGAACGTCGCAAGCCGTACCGAGCATATCGGAGATCTTCCCCCGGGTATCTGTATCGAAATCGAGGACGACCAGACGGGGCTCGACGCCCAGCTCAACCAGGAACCGCGTCACGGAGAGCGCTCGGGTCGGCCCCCCGATGATCGCGATCTTCCGCCCCTGCAGGCAGGCCGGATCGAACGGCTGCAGCTCCTCACAGCCGTCGGCATCCGCCGCGAGCGAGAGAGCTTCCGCAACACGTTGCAGGAACCGGCAGGACGCTCCCGCGCCGATGGGAAGGGTCTCCAGCAGGTAAGGGGTATGAAATCTCCTGCACAGCAGTTCCGCCGCTTCTTTGCCGGCAGCTTCGCAGAGGACGATGTTCAGGGCTGCATCCCCCATCCTCTCGAGCGAGGGGAGATCCGCACCGGCCGTCAGGACCGTATTGACGGAAATCCCCCGGCGTGAGAGCATCCTCCGCAGCTCCTGGAGATCCGGGCCGCCCCGGAGCAGCCCGATCAGATTCACGGAGCGCGGATCGACGGTACGGGGTTCCCCTGCCAGCTCACGGACCAGGGTGCAGAGGGTGCGGCTGTAACCCGTCCGGAAGTCTCCTTCGAATCCCCCCGACTCGAGCCCGATCACCCGTCCCCGGGAGGACGAATCCGCTACCGCACTCCCCACATCCTCTCCGATGATGCTGGACGCGCAGCAGGAGAGCACGAACAGGATATCGGGGTCCTGCTCCTCCAGCAGGTCGTCGATCGCATCCCGCAGTTTCCGCTCCGCCCCGAAGATGACGTCCTGTTCGTCAAGACAGGTGGAGTAGATCCGTGATGGGCGACCGCCCCGCATCCCCAGGATATAGTTGATATGGTAGACGCAGCCCTTGGGCCCGTGCACCAGGATACTGCTGTTCCGAATTCCTCCGACCGCCCGTATCGTCCCGAAGAGGCTGCACGTACCCCTCGGGATTCTGACCGCTTTCGGTTGCATCGCTGCACCCACCTACCCTCACATACCACGGATGCTGCTGTTGCCCTGGAGCGGATCTGCAGAGACAGCCCTGTTCCGCCCGGGCACGAGCCCGGAGTATGTACAACGTTCATTCCTGAAGTGATATAAAAAAAGCCATGCTGTCGCGTCAAGCATCACATCTGCAAAAGAATGAGTGGCAGCTGCCACTCAAGGTTTAGGAGGTTTACGTTTACCATATGGGCATCGAAAGTATATATAGTTTTACACGATATTCAATTTCAACACATCGGCATACGGTCACAAAATGGCGGAAAAATTCCGTCCCATATTCGATTAAAAAAGCAATATATCAATAATATTTTAATATATAATTAATTTTTATTTTTCATGATGATATGCATGCGGGTATCGATATGCAACGACTCAAGCCGGCTAAATCTGGAAAAAACCAACATTCATCGGTTGCCAGTAAAAAGATGATCGCATTGCTGTAAATGGAAGCACGTCACGACTGCGATCCGGTCCGTTCGGTGTGAGGGGAGACGTGCAATTGCAGAAATCCAGCTGCCTTTTTCAGGATCGAAAACCATCTGCCATGCTAACTCCATCGCTTTTCCTTGCATCGCGGAGGTGCGCATGCCTTCCGCATGCCCGAGCCGGTGCAGAGCGTCCGCCATTGTCGGATGGGTATTAATGCCATGACATGGAAAAAGAGGCGCTCATGCACCCCTATCCCCAGCACGGCGACCGGGATCCGGCCCCGCCCCCCTCTCTGCCCGTGATGTCGATACCCGTGCCGATCACGTGCATGACACGTCCCTCTCTGTCGAGGAGGGCGGTGCTTGACCAGTCGATGAGCCGTCTTGAGCCATCCCGCATCACCCAGTGATTCCGTGCGCGGACTTTTGTCCTCCGCGCGACGAGATGATCGAATGTGGCACGGACCGCATCCATCTCTCCTGGAAGAATGAAGCGATCGAAGAAGAGTTCCCCCTGCACCTCTTCCGGGGCGTATCCCGTCAGCTCCGCACAGGCACGGTTGAACCTCACGATGCGGCCCTGCGGATCCAGGACGACAACGAGGGCATCGACCGTATCCAGCACGGCGGCGATGAAATCCCGCTCATCCTGAAGAGAATTCTTCGTGCGGTTGTGCTCGGTCAGATCGATGACGATACCCCGAAGTCCGGCGATCCGCCCCCCCTCGACGATCGATGCGGTGTACGCCATCATGGGGAAGGTCGTGCCATCCTTGCGAAGAGCGGTGAACTGCTCGTTCGCTCGTCCTACATTTTCCAGCAAACGCTCGATATGCTTTCGGGCGCGATCCCGATCCGCGGGTGCGATCATCTCCAGTAGATGGGGGGCCTCCCTGATATCCTCCGGATGGTACCCGAAGGACAGGAACGCCTGTTCGTTTCCATAGGTGAGCATACACGCCCGATCGGTCTCGAAGACGGGGAGTGGAAGCATCTCTGCGAGTTCCCTGAACCTCTTCTCGCTCGCCTTGAGCTTTTCTTCGACGCGTTTCAACTCCGTGATATCGACACCGATGGAGAGGATACCCGTCGGTTTTCCGGCGCCGTCCCGGATCATGCGGTTCGTCCAGCGCATCCAGACCCGTCTGCCGTCGCGGGTGATGTTCTCATTCTCGTGGAGCTGGTACTGCTCGGTATGGGAACAGATGTTGGCGATGAGCTCCTGCATGTCCCTCCCCGAACTCTCGGTTGCCGGCACGATGGTTCCGACCACGTTGCGACCGAGGATTTCGTCTTCGGCATAGCCGAAGAATCCCTCCGCGAATTCGTTGAAGAAGGTGATATTTCCGGAGAGATCCATTTTCAGGATCACGGTGTTGGCGAGCTCTACCAGCTCCCTGTACTTCTCCTCGCTCTGACGGAGGGCCTCTTCTGCCTGCTTCATCTCGGTGATATCGCGTCCGACGGATTGATACTCTACGATATTCCCCATCTCGTCGAATATCGCCATATCCGTCCACTGCTGCCAGCCCATCGAACCATCGGGCAGAATCACCCGGTGCTGGATTGTTCCCACGGGGCGATCTATCGTGAGAGATGAAAGATGCTGCCGTACACCTGCCGCCTCTGCATCAGGCACCCGTGGCCTGACCTTCCGCCCGATGATCCGCTCGCGCGGCATGCCGAGGAATCGGCAGTAGGCTTCGTTGACGAAGACATTGGTGCCGTCGGGGAGGAACCGGCAGATGTACTCCGTCTGCCCCTCAACGACCGCGCGGTAACGGGCCTCGCTCCGCTGCAGCTCGAGCTCGGCTCGTTTCTGCTCCGTCAGATCGCTCAGGATGACCGTATATCCCTCTCTCCCGTCTTCGAATACCGTCTCCAGGATCCGCGCACGGAAGAAGTGCTCCCCTTCGTTCTGGAGAAAGAGATCCTCGGAGGACTTCTTCTGCTCCAGCGCGTCTCTCAACTTCTGGATCAGGTCCTGAAGCGGCACGTCTGGGAGCGGGATGTAGGCAATGTGCCTTCCTATCACGTCCTCCCGCGCCTTATGCAGGAATTCCAGGAAGGGAGCATTGATCTGGAGCACACGGAAGTCCTTATCCAGGACCATCATGAACTCGCTCGTGTACCGCAGGATGGCCGAGAGCGGAACCCGCTGGGCGAGGGAGAAGACCTTGGCCATTCCGTAGTTACGGACCTCGACCTCCCCGGCGGCGTGGAGAATATCCATGTACCTGCCCACAGAATGCTTGTTCTTGTTCAGTGCCGCAGCGATCTCGGTGACACTCATACCCTGCGGGTTCTCCTGCAGAAGCTGTTTTATCCGGGAAAAATCGGCCCGAAGGCGTACCATTGAATCGAGTTCAATTTTATCCTATAAATAGGTTACTTAAATATGTTGCACATCTGAATAACATGCCTGTGTTATAGACGATTGTAACACATAATAGGAATATTTAAATAACCTCGGGTTTCACGTAGCAATACGATATTGCGCCTCGTACTTCGAGGATGAGGTCTGTGAATGTCACGATCGGGAAAGAGCGATGCGGCGCAGCGTTCTGGCTGTGCCTTCCGGTTCACTGTTCTCGCAGTGCTGGGAATGCTGCTGTTCTGCAGCGGGATTGCAACGGCATCCGCCGGAGAGAAGTTTCTCTACGGCAGCCCGGAACTCTCTGCCAGCATATCCGGCACCAACCAGGTCTCTCCCGGTGAGACGGCTACCCTGAACGTTGTGATCGCCAATGCCGGACTGAACCAGGTGAAGATCGTGGATCCCGCCATCGTCACCCGGGAGGATCAGCCCAACACCGCCAAACTCGTCACGGTCAACCTCTCGAGTGGCAATGCCCCGCTGACAGTCAAGACCGATCCGCAGATGATCGGGGATATCCCCGGGGCTACGGCCAAACAAGTAACGTTCATCGTACTCGTCGCGGACGACGCGCCCGCCGGGACGTATACTCTGCCCCTCACCGTGACCTACACCTATCTGGAGGAGGCGGAGCAGTACGGGATGGACACGATGCGCTACTTCTACCGGCAGAAGACCGTGGAACTGCCGCTGCGCATCACTGTCACCGCCAATGCCCGTCTGCAGCTGCTGGAGATGGATACCGACCACCTGAACGTTGGCACGGAGGGCTACCTCACCCTGACCCTGAAGAACATCGGGTATGAGAATGCCCGGGATGCCGTGGTGAAGATCGTGCGGAACGACAAC is a genomic window of Methanomicrobiales archaeon containing:
- a CDS encoding 2'-5' RNA ligase family protein — translated: MSPQYLVELRIGPAHWRIRHTTEQLARVHGIEACMERSPHLTLYGPCKLGNTPVRAFMDAIGVTASTYDWIPFRIRGWEIREGLNGWVIAYTVEPSRALRDLRYALSSRLSSLTETENAWDRDPSRAWFHVTAANRLAEERAWAIWHDLAIRQLRMAGDPCGRVYHSDGGSAATSTTAIDRPPYIEQDALRITVLEGESIMAEYDLLEKCWLPAEAAQDPGGWQRTLRQYRRRKGLELTSATGGGDGAYLISDTHFGHANIIRYCARPFVPADVGEMDAVLIHNWNRTVDAGDTVYFLGDLRYGTDAAAPDRYLQALNGRISFIAGNHDTEIGGTVRSLTLERDGKRFLLLHDPCDAPPDFEGWIVHGHMHNNDLENYPFIHFTNRTINVSAEVIAYSPIALSTLCRLIDEAADAGSIPTLQSLSSGF
- a CDS encoding CBS domain-containing protein, yielding MQMKISEASRSEVVSAQPDARVSEIVRMMKDRNVGSVVITDQNRPVGIITDRDVLLRIVAEKRDPEAVAVSEVMTRDPMVFPADISVHEAVQKMENKWFRRIPIVDGNGRLTGIVSIDDLMGLLIREMASIASIVRKQMPSF
- a CDS encoding site-specific DNA-methyltransferase; amino-acid sequence: MVDSPIFFKNDRVTIIHGDVLCTQAVEPDSVDLVVTSPPYNVDIKYHSHDDSITYDEYLEFSEKWMSRCYEWLRDDGRFCLNIPLDKNKGGQQSVGADFTTMAKKIGFKYHSTIVWNEGNISRRTAWGSFQSASAPYVIAPVELIVVLYKKNWKRQNGSKRNDITKDEFMEWTNGLWTFSGESKKKIGHPAPFPVELPRRCMKLFSFVGDTVLDPFLGSGTTLVATCQNNRIGIGIEIDANYCRIALNRIGRETPMEQWTRPSEGAGSQEQVDLHPGHASVYPR
- a CDS encoding nitrogenase component 1, producing the protein MQPKAVRIPRGTCSLFGTIRAVGGIRNSSILVHGPKGCVYHINYILGMRGGRPSRIYSTCLDEQDVIFGAERKLRDAIDDLLEEQDPDILFVLSCCASSIIGEDVGSAVADSSSRGRVIGLESGGFEGDFRTGYSRTLCTLVRELAGEPRTVDPRSVNLIGLLRGGPDLQELRRMLSRRGISVNTVLTAGADLPSLERMGDAALNIVLCEAAGKEAAELLCRRFHTPYLLETLPIGAGASCRFLQRVAEALSLAADADGCEELQPFDPACLQGRKIAIIGGPTRALSVTRFLVELGVEPRLVVLDFDTDTRGKISDMLGTACDVLVEPEQDLIFRNLKEKGIDLVLGGLLERPLADALSIEHLDIMHGCQSTVGFRGAENLQRLLLAGRND
- a CDS encoding PAS domain S-box protein; protein product: MSVTEIAAALNKNKHSVGRYMDILHAAGEVEVRNYGMAKVFSLAQRVPLSAILRYTSEFMMVLDKDFRVLQINAPFLEFLHKAREDVIGRHIAYIPLPDVPLQDLIQKLRDALEQKKSSEDLFLQNEGEHFFRARILETVFEDGREGYTVILSDLTEQKRAELELQRSEARYRAVVEGQTEYICRFLPDGTNVFVNEAYCRFLGMPRERIIGRKVRPRVPDAEAAGVRQHLSSLTIDRPVGTIQHRVILPDGSMGWQQWTDMAIFDEMGNIVEYQSVGRDITEMKQAEEALRQSEEKYRELVELANTVILKMDLSGNITFFNEFAEGFFGYAEDEILGRNVVGTIVPATESSGRDMQELIANICSHTEQYQLHENENITRDGRRVWMRWTNRMIRDGAGKPTGILSIGVDITELKRVEEKLKASEKRFRELAEMLPLPVFETDRACMLTYGNEQAFLSFGYHPEDIREAPHLLEMIAPADRDRARKHIERLLENVGRANEQFTALRKDGTTFPMMAYTASIVEGGRIAGLRGIVIDLTEHNRTKNSLQDERDFIAAVLDTVDALVVVLDPQGRIVRFNRACAELTGYAPEEVQGELFFDRFILPGEMDAVRATFDHLVARRTKVRARNHWVMRDGSRRLIDWSSTALLDREGRVMHVIGTGIDITGREGGGAGSRSPCWG
- a CDS encoding COG1361 S-layer family protein, coding for MSRSGKSDAAQRSGCAFRFTVLAVLGMLLFCSGIATASAGEKFLYGSPELSASISGTNQVSPGETATLNVVIANAGLNQVKIVDPAIVTREDQPNTAKLVTVNLSSGNAPLTVKTDPQMIGDIPGATAKQVTFIVLVADDAPAGTYTLPLTVTYTYLEEAEQYGMDTMRYFYRQKTVELPLRITVTANARLQLLEMDTDHLNVGTEGYLTLTLKNIGYENARDAVVKIVRNDNNSPVIPTESSVYVGDFAPGETITCRYKVSVSKNAEEQTYPLKALLEYKNADGLLVQSGLLTMGVPVGGKIAFTATPLTSTLNPGQKSVIEVEFQNIGAATAYNAQARISAVDPFTSNDDTAYLGDLAPGQAAVARFEVSVDAGATEKDYGLDSEIRYRDALGNSQTSDTMKVTVGVVRKEGISALLDNPIVLAIIAAGLIGTGYFVMRLRGKGASS